Proteins from one Aspergillus nidulans FGSC A4 chromosome VIII genomic window:
- a CDS encoding putative ubiquitin conjugating enzyme E2 (transcript_id=CADANIAT00001467): MLVAIQRPKQPAVGLSNARSVRIQTSSVDNGRIQNPVPSLLVSNLRRLAADHAALHEDLPPNYLFPPEDAQSDDITQLTTLLAGPQGTPYSQGLWRLHLKLPEDYPKSPPKATFKTRIWHPNVEESTGAVCVDTLKRDWKSTLTLKDVLITISCLLIFPNPDSALNATAGALLQENYDAFARQAKLMTSIHAPIPAEMRTEVMEAKMRGEDSGAVVLEQEEEITRSLRPQGKKKMQSVMMKRSTRKDTGGPQSRDSENTRLHHDHPDQPDQHYEFLSDNENEVLSCASKENDPSLSPSPVKFAPLLSPRKNAYGKRPLSVLTPSAVDIDPFVSMEPEEMQLDKSDKHHDRLRAQHCRKLNVSHRGPNSNLMRGEPSGIDFDLKIYEDANPNPLRPFRNSSSSQRPLLELDFDPAIPQSHHVGHAHPITVLPPSPSVSPNPSLLKKPVSETRKVSGPGSKKVKPRIGIRRL; this comes from the exons ATGCTCGTTGCTATCCAACGCCCAAAACAACCGGCGGTCGGACTGAGCAACGCCCGAAGCGTTCGGATTCAAACCTCCTCAGTCGACAACGGTCGCATTCAGAATCCGGTCCCGTCACTCTTG GTATCGAATCTGCGACGCCTCGCAGCCGACCATGCAGCACTGCATGAAGACCTCCCCCCAAATTATCTCTTTCCTCCTGAAGATGCGCAATCAGACGACATAACCCAGCTTACAACTCTGTTGGCCGGTCCACAGGGTACACCATACTCTCAAGGCCTGTGGCGATTACATCTGAAGTTGCCAGAAGATTATCCCAAGAGTCCGCCAAAAGCTACGTTCAAGACGCGGATATGGCATCCGAATGTGGAGGAGTCAACGGGTGCGGTGTGCGTGGATACTCTGAAGCGGGATTGGAAATCGACGTTGACATTAAAGGATGTATTAATT ACTATTTCCTGCCTTCTTATATTTCCGAACCCGGACTCGGCGCTAAACGCGACTGCTGGTGCCCTGCTCCAGGAGAACTACGATGCCTTTGCTCGGCAAGCCAAGCTGATGACATCTATACACGCCCCTATCCCAGCTGAGATGCGAACCGAAGTAATGGAGGCAAAAATGCGAGGAGAGGATTCAGGGGCCGTGGTCCTCGAACAAGAGGAGGAAATAACACGCTCCCTGCGCCCtcaagggaaaaaaaaaatgcaaTCCGTCATGATGAAGAGATCCACACGGAAAGATACCGGTGGACCTCAATCCCGGGACTCAGAGAACACGCGACTACACCATGATCACCCAGACCAACCAGATCAACATTACGAATTTCTCTCCGACAATGAAAACGAAGTCCTATCCTGCGCATCCAAAGAAAACGACCCATCCCTCTCCCCATCCCCGGTCAAATTTGCGCCGCTACTCAGCCCTAGGAAAAATGCCTATGGGAAACGCCCACTTTCCGTCCTTACACCGTCCGCCGTGGATATAGACCCCTTTGTCTCTATGGAACCAGAGGAAATGCAGCTAGATAAGTCGGACAAACATCATGACCGCCTCAGAGCGCAACATTGCCGCAAACTCAACGTCTCCCA CCGAGGTCCTAATTCCAATCTTATGCGCGGAGAACCTTCGGGCATCGACTTTGACTTGAAAATCTACGAGGATGCAAACCCAAACCCGCTTCGTCCTTTCAGAaactcgtcttcttcacaacGTCCTCTTCTGGAGCTTGACTTCGACCCGGCTATACCTCAGTCACACCACGTCGGACATGCTCACCCTATCACCGTCCTCCCCCCTTCACCGTCGGTCTCTCCAAATCCGAGTCTGTTGAAAAAGCCCGTTTCTGAGACTCGCAAGGTCTCAGGGCCGGGCTCGAAGAAGGTAAAACCGCGCATTGGTATCCGTCGGCTTTGA
- a CDS encoding protein gle1 (transcript_id=CADANIAT00001469) — MGRSGYPSQPDSPSRQLMLELTRDLEQLRVHNSELKKVKAYERRSFYESLDRADSELEAQHNAALDKVAARHEQVLEEAEETLRAYQRAVEEEARRKQEEARKEAERKERERAEKLRKEQELARMKAEREAALKAAEEAKRKAAEEMERQKNQKQLGGGRLSEEEIKTHQRYVELHQHLKKFRQYLRDQGKLNPIIKQNMGDMRRSIKKCVGQLREGKGVNKNQTQEIRTTLERAASIAEPSVDIRQFIAFPPENIAKSDDNKVPALLIYGLNILAKSLISSLITEASINQGHAEPIGIVAAQIFSTEAFLYKGVHMVDILWAKYRVVCPALWGFYGNEKTEAGRRALGWWRDGGSDGPFVSEQAHADRMTALGAGFAALTLRNFGRTQRKNPFPNTLYWFSMHKILNIPVAEIQETHVTLLSAMLRSSAERIVGFFGHIGLALMRKAIVELPANLPRQSMAVNQLKLLKDLYQREKNIII, encoded by the exons ATGGGACGATCTGGCTACCCTTCGCAACCGGATAGTCCGTCCAGGCAGCTGATGTTGGAGCTAACCAGGGACCTGGAGCAACTGCGCGTCCACAACTCAGAGTTGAAAAAGGTCAAGGCATACGAACGTCGATCCTTCTATGAGAGTCTCGACAGGGCAGACAGCGAATTGGAAGCTCAACACAATGCGGCACTCGACAAAGTCGCTGCTCGGCATGAGCAAGTcttggaggaagcagaagagacGTTAAGGGCTTACCAGCGcgcggttgaggaagaggccCGTCGCAAACAGGAAGAGGCTCGGAAAGAGGCGGAGCGGAAAGAACGCGAGAGAGCGGAAAAACTGCGTAAAGAGCAGGAGCTCGCCAGAATGAAAGCTGAACGGGAGGCCGCCCTAAAGGCTGCGGAGGAAGCGAAGCggaaggctgctgaggagatggagaggcAGAAAAA TCAAAAACAACTCGGTGGTGGCCGATTgtcggaggaggagattAAAACTCACCAACGCTACGTGGAACTACACCAGCACCTGAAAAAGTTCCGTCAATACCTCAGAGACCAAGGCAAATTGAATCCCATCATCAAGCAGAACATGGGGGATATGCGCCGCTCGATCAAGAAATGCGTTGGCCAACTGCGTGAAGGGAAGGGCGTAAACAAGAACCAG ACCCAGGAAATCCGCACGACCCTCGAAAGAGCTGCCTCAATAGCTGAACCCTCCGTCGACATTCGCCAATTTATCGCCTTCCCACCCGAAAACATCGCCAAATCTGATGACAACAAAGTCCCAGCTCTCCTTATCTACGGCCTCAACATTCTCGCCAAGTCCCTCATTTCTTCGCTTATCACCGAAGCTTCCATCAATCAAGGTCACGCTGAACCGATCGGCATCGTTGCCGCCCAGATATTCTCCACAGAAGCCTTCCTCTACAAGGGCGTCCACATGGTCGACATTCTCTGGGCTAAATACCGCGTTGTTTGCCCCGCGCTTTGGGGCTTCTACGGGAATGAGAAGACTGAAGCTGGTAGACGCGCGTTGGGATGGTGGCGCGATGGCGGCTCCGATGGGCCATTTGTTAGCGAGCAAGCGCATGCAGACCGGATGACCGCGTTaggagctggatttgcgGCCCTAACACTGCGGAACTTCGGCAGGACGCAGCGCAAGAACCCTTTCCCGAACACACTTTACTGGTTCTCCATGCATAAAATCTTAAATATCCCGGTTGCGGAAATTCAGGAGACGCACGTCACGCTCCTATCAGCCATGCTGAGGTCCTCAGCTGAGAGAATCGTCGGTTTTTTTGGGCATATCGGATTGGCATTGATGAGGAAGGCAATTGTTGAATTACCGGCCAACCTTCCGCGTCAGAGTATGGCGGTTAATCAGCTGAAGCTTCTGAAGGACCTTTATcagcgggagaagaacatCATCATTTGA
- the ssdA gene encoding mRNA-binding translational repressor SSD1 (transcript_id=CADANIAT00001468) — MDQQNQSGVPGPAGRKLHIAHRRSPSELTPLMMEQLAIQQQIELLQQQQQQIAATHQQYINMGLLQPQQIGQASGFTPSLQGGGAPIGGVSPQQLGAFQFPQVGQQQQLGVPGNTSNQHSHRRNQSALPGFGMGGPPPAPSSGASGYSDYSQQQQGNFQRNENGAHGRGRGGPSGGGHQRRHSLALPEAKKAAELAQQKRAASGFQFPAPTGDSSEAAPASDDKPSTPNPTQSSQGLGLQRAGNIRASAHGRSQSMAVGGNRGSLSGRGPGGFQFPANDGSSGPENQRRGSQASHARTPSRNFDGNWRQPNNQSQGQDQSKGLGQQNSGFQPGHRARASMNQSIGSIGSFQYPGQPQLIQLPQGQVVMAPPQMFGGAQQLNPLQLAQLQALQQSGQLNGQGLGGLQASQHAPQPLSAQQTQQQQQQQRKTLFTPYLPQANLPALLSNGQLVSGVLRVNKKNRSDAYVTTPDLDADIFICGSKDRNRALEGDFVAVELLDVDEVWSQKKEKEEKKKRKDITDARSASNAGTDKMSRSDSTGDRQEVGPDGSIRRRGSLRQRPTQKKNDDVEVEGQSLLLVEEDEISDEQKPLYAGHVVAVIERIAGQMFSGTLGLLRPSSQATKEKQEAERLARDGAHGRHQDRQQDKPKIVWFKPTDKRVPLIAIPTEQAPRDFVEKHQDYANRIFVACIKRWPITSLHPFGTLVEQLGEMGDLKVETEALLRDNNFGSDEFTDAVLKSIGWENWSISSEGDLSSRRDFRQETTFTIEPTGTSELDNAYHFKALPDGKAEIGIHVTDIAHFVKPNSLVDREAKKRGTAVYLVDRLVKMLPPRIATELCALLPGEERLTVSVVFKANPETGAIDDDIWIGKSIIKSSGKLGFDEVESVIKGTSDVPLSGVSVDIIRGLQRTASKFREARLGNRVSQIPPLRLLHSLDDENVPVESNIFGSSAVRELVEELSCKANFLVARKLVAALPDKAFLRRQQSPNPRRLHSFVDRMNRLGFGFDESSSGSLQSSLCKVKDDDLRKGMETIFVKSMQRAKYYVAGTVQDEMRPHYTLNLPVYTHFTNPLRRYADVIVHRQLEAVLSDGAIEFSDDVESLSKTADICNNKKDSAHNAQEQSVHIEACRNMDKLRQEIGGDLISEGIVLCVYESAFDVLIPEYGFEKRVHCDQLPLKKAEYRKETRVLELYWEKGVPSSAYIPEDERPKPANSRAAQAAAAAREAEAARERAREREEALRRQTETGTMSADDVDALFDDDDDVSEVTEMAAGVSLNSADRSTQSMPPSPTRNGHMPQAPQRTLSDPKIATNTVDAPETKLTNKEKYLSLFKLREEGGEYIQDVTEMTRVPIILKTDLSKSPPCLTIRSVNPYAL; from the exons ATGGATCAACAGAATCAGTCCGGGGTCCCCGGACCTGCTGGACGAAAGCTTCATATTGCCCATAGACGGAGCCCATCTGAGCTTACCCCTCTCATGA TGGAACAACTGGCGATCCAGCAGCAAATTGAGTTGcttcaacagcaacaacagcaaatTGCAGCTACACACCAGCAGTATATCAATATGGGTTTATTGCAACCGCAGCAAATCGGCCAGGCTTCTGGTTTCACGCCGTCTCTACAAGGTGGCGGTGCGCCCATCGGCGGCGTTTCTCCACAACAACTCGGTGCCTTTCAGTTTCCTCAGGttggccagcagcagcagctagGCGTTCCGGGGAACACTTCGAATCAGCATTCGCATCGCCGTAATCAATCGGCTCTCCCAGGCTTCGGAATGGGCGGTCCTCCCCCAGCTCCATCTTCTGGAGCTTCGGGTTATTCGGACTACagccaacagcaacagggtAACTTCCAAAGGAACGAGAACGGGGCTCATGGCCGTGGCCGTGGGGGCCCTTCGGGCGGTGGTCACCAGCGACGTCATTCCCTTGCTCTCCctgaagcgaagaaggcTGCGGAGCTCGCTCAGCAAAAGCGGGCGGCATCTGGGTTCCAATTCCCTGCCCCCACCGGTGACTCGTCTGAGGCCGCACCCGCATCCGACGACAAACCAAGCACCCCGAATCCAACACAGTCGTCTCAAGGATTGGGTCTTCAGCGTGCCGGCAACATCAGAGCCAGTGCTCATGGCCGCAGTCAGTCAATGGCTGTGGGTGGTAACCGCGGCTCTTTGTCTGGTCGTGGTCCTGGTGGTTTTCAATTCCCTGCGAATGATGGTTCCTCTGGCCCTGAGAACCAACGCCGAGGCAGCCAAGCGTCCCACGCCCGAACCCCATCTAGGAACTTTGACGGCAACTGGCGCCAGCCCAACAACCAATCTCAAGGCCAGGACCAATCTAAAGGTCTCGGACAGCAGAACTCAGGATTTCAGCCCGGACACCGTGCACGTGCGTCTATGAACCAGTCAATCGGCTCTATCGGTTCCTTCCAATACCCTGGCCAGCCTCAGCTCATTCAATTGCCCCAAGGCCAGGTGGTTATGGCTCCCCCACAAATGTTTGGTGGAGCCCAGCAGCTGAACCCCTTGCAACTCGCTCAGCTTCAAGCCCTGCAGCAGAGTGGGCAACTAAACGGTCAAGGTCTAGGTGGCCTCCAAGCTAGTCAGCACGCCCCCCAGCCGCTGTCTGCCCAGCAAAcccaacagcagcagcagcagcagcggaagaCTCTGTTCACTCCCTATCTTCCCCAGGCCAATCTTCCCGCGCTTTTGTCTAACGGTCAACTCGTCTCTGGTGTCCTGAGAGTGAACAAGAAGAATCGTTCTGATGCGTATGTTACGACTCCAGACTTAGATGCCGACATCTTCATCTGCGGTAGCAAGGATCGAAACCGTGCTCTTGAGGGTGATTTCGTGGCCGTCGAACTACTTGACGTTGACGAAGTCTGGTcccagaagaaagagaaagaagagaagaagaaacgcaAGGATATCACGGACGCGAGGTCCGCTAGTAATGCTGGAACAGACAAGATGTCCCGCTCAGACTCTACTGGGGACCGTCAAGAGGTGGGACCTGACGGTAGCATTCGTCGGCGTGGCAGTCTCCGACAGCGTCCAacccagaagaagaatgacgatgtcgaggtcgagggtCAGAGCCTGCTtctggtcgaagaagatgagattaGTGATGAACAGAAGCCCCTATACGCTGGTCATGTCGTCGCCGTTATCGAACGTATTGCTGGCCAGATGTTCTCCGGCACACTTGGTCTACTCCGCCCTAGCAGTCAAGCAACGAAAGAAAAGCAGGAAGCCGAGAGACTTGCGAGAGATGGTGCCCATGGTCGTCATCAAGACCGGCAACAAGATAAGCCGAAGATCGTTTGGTTCAAACCTACCGACAAGCGTGTGCCTTTGATTGCTATCCCCACAGAGCAAGCCCCGCGCGATTTCGTCGAGAAGCATCAAGACTACGCTAATCGTATTTTCGTCGCTTGCATCAAGAGATGGCCCATCACGTCGCTGCATCCCTTCGGTACTCTGGTTGAACAACTGGGCGAAATGGGTGATCTAAAGGTGGAAACTGAGGCTCTCCTCCGCGACAACAACTTTGGCTCCGACGAGTTTACTGATGCCGTGCTGAAGAGCATTGGCTGGGAGAACTGGTCAATTTCAAGTGAAGGTGATTTGTCTTCCCGTCGGGACTTCCGCCAGGAAACTACATTCACTATTGAACCGACCGGGACCAGCGAACTCGACAACGCCTACCATTTCAAAGCTCTGCCCGATGGAAAGGCGGAGATCGGCATCCACGTCACTGACATCGCTCATTTTGTGAAACCCAATTCGCTGGTTGATCGAGAGGCCAAGAAACGCGGCACTGCCGTTTATCTTGTTGATCGTCTAGTGAAAATGCTGCCTCCGCGTATCGCGACTGAACTATGCGCTTTGCTCCCAGGTGAGGAGCGCTTGACAGTCAGTGTCGTTTTCAAGGCCAACCCAGAAACGGGGGCCATTGACGACGATATTTGGATCGGCAAGAGTATTATcaagagcagcggcaagCTAGGATTCGATGAGGTTGAGTCTGTAATTAAGGGAACGTCGGATGTTCCATTGTCTGGAGTCTCGGTGGATATCATCCGTGGTTTACAG CGCACCGCCTCGAAATTCCGTGAAGCGAGACTCGGAAATCGTGTTTCTCAGATCCCTCctctccgtcttcttcattctctcgATGACGAGAACGTGCCGGTGGAAAGCAACATCTTTGGCTCTTCGGCTGTCCGTGAACTCGTGGAAGAATTAAGCTGCAAAGCGAACTTCCTCGTTGCCCGCAAGTTGGTTGCAGCTCTGCCTGACAAAGCTTTCCTTCGCCGCCAGCAATCACCAAACCCCCGTCGCCTCCACTCATTTGTCGATCGCATGAACAGACTCGGGTTTGGGTTTGACGAATCTAGCAGCGGAAGCTTGCAGAGTAGTCTCTGCAAGGTTAAGGACGATGATTTGCGCAAG GGAATGGAAACAATCTTCGTGAAATCCATGCAGCGTGCGAAGTACTATGTGGCAGGCACTGTACAGGATGAAATGCGCCCTCACTATACTCTCAACTTGCCTGTGTATACTCACTTCACTAACCCTCTCCGCCGCTATGCTGATGTTATTGTCCACCGCCAACTGGAAGCCGTTCTGTCTGATGGTGCTATCGAGTTCTCAGACGACGTCGAATCCCTCAGCAAGACCGCTGATATTTGCAACAATAAGAAGGATTCAGCGCACAACGCCCAGGAGCAGAGCGTTCATATCGAAGCCTGTCGCAATATGGACAAACTACGCCAAGAGATTGGTGGTGACCTCATTAGCGAGGGTATTGTGCTTTGCGTCTACGAGTCCGCGTTCGATGTTCTCATTCCAGAATACGGCTTCGAGAAACGTGTTCACTGCGACCAGCTTCCACTGAAGAAAGCGGAGTATCGAAAGGAAACTCGTGTCTTAGAACTATACTGGGAGAAGGGCGTGCCTTCGTCGGCCTATATTCCCGAGGATGAACGCCCCAAGCCCGCCAATTCGCGTGCTGCCCaggcagccgcagccgcaaggGAAGCCGAAGCTGCTCGTGAACGTgccagagaaagggaggaAGCTCTGAGGAGGCAGACTGAGACCGGAACGATGTCCGCTGATGATGTGGATGCCTtgtttgatgatgacgacgatgtcTCCGAGGTCACGGAAATGGCTGCTGGTGTGTCGTTGAACTCTGCCGACCGCTCAACTCAGAGCATGCCACCCTCTCCTACCCGCAATGGCCATATGCCGCAAGCTCCGCAACGCACGCTTTCAGATCCTAAGATTGCAACGAATACTGTTGATGCACCTGAAACTAAGCTTACGAACAAGGAGAAGTATCTCAGtctcttcaagctccgcgAAGAAGGGGGAGAGTACATTCAGGACGTGACAGAAATGACACGCGTGCCTATCATTCTGAAGACTGACCTCAGCAAGAGCCCTCC TTGCCTTACTATCCGCTCAGTCAACCCCTACGCACTGTAA